The DNA region ATCACCAGAATATCTGCTGCAATAACCTTATCATAAATAGCCGGCCAATCATCTTTATCATATCCTTCTTTGGTCATATCTGGCTGTACCCCAACGGGTATATCAAAATCTGCAAGTCGTAAAATCTCTACATCAACTCCTTCTGATTTCATAATCTTAGCCGACACATCGATTAAGTTACGTGTGTGACTTTTAGATGGTGATTTTTTTAAGGTACAATTGATGAATATTGCTTTTAACGTACTAAAATCTGTCTTTTTCATATTGTTCTTATTTTCCGATAATTTTTACAGTAACCACACCAAATACTATGTGACCAATTAACATCGCCAGCAATCGCATTGGCATAGAACCATCCATTGGTGGCATTTCAAATAGCATTCCCCTTATCTTCATACCAATCTGTGCTTTAATAAGTGCTACGATACCAAAGGCAATCCCTTTCAAGAAAAGATTAGAGATATTGGTTTTAGGAGCAAATACATAACCATACCCTAAAGCAAATAGAATTGCCATAGGAAAATGTAAAACCCAACCTACTGCTATGGGTAAGTTCATAGCGCCAGCTAATAATTTTCATGGTGCCATTTCGGGCATGCCCATATGTGGTGCCACCAACATTGTTATGGTCATTACCACTGTTCCTAAAAAAACCTGCTAATACCAATTTTGGTAATTCATTTTTTTATTTAAATATTTTATAATCTATATGAATTGCTACTCATATATACCTTTTTGTTTTTAATATGAAGCTGATTATCAGTATGCAAGATATTTTTAGTTGTATTAAATCATTAGTTCATACCATTTTTTTATTAGCGTGAAGGCTATAAATACTACTTTGATTCTATGTTGTTGAAATCATTTAAGAGGCATGTTTCGGCTATAAAAACACCTATTTACAATGATTGACGTAATACATTTAAAATGATTTTAAAATTTTAATGAAGTACTTCTGTTCATTTGCTTAACTTGAAAATTCTAACCAACAAATAAGTTTTAATTAAATAAAAAATTACTACCATTAGCCGAGCGACCACCATACAAGAAGTTCTAAATCAATTAGACAGTATCATTGATACGGCTATTGCAAACAATAGTCGCATAGGGTTGTTTGCCTACGTGTATAGAAGAACTACGGCTCAGATTCTCAAGGAAGTGGAATTGGGAAGTTTTGAGGATAATGAACGTATGGAGAAGTTTGATGTTGAATTCGCTAACTTCTATTTAGATGCGTATAACGGTTATATTAAGAATACCGAGGTAAGTAAATCTTGGTCATTTGCTTTTCTTCTTGAAAAAGAACCGCTAACTATTTTACAGCATATTATGATTGGGATTAATACGCATATTAATCTGGATTTGGCATTGGCGGTAAGTGTGGTTATGAACGGAAAAGAAGTGTCGGAAATTGAAAATGACTTTAACAAGGTGAACCGTATCCTGTCAGATATTGTAAATGAAATGCAGGACAGGCTTAGCCGAGTATCCCGTTTGCTATTTTTATTAGATCTGGCAGGGGAAAATTCAGATGAGAAAATCATTAATTTTAGCATGGGCAGGGCCAGAGAGGTATCATGGCGTAATGCCAATTTACTATGGAGTTTGGGAGTTGACCATCAAGGAGAAGCTATTGATACTATGGATTTAGTAGTTCTGAAGCTAGGGGAATGTATAAAATCGCCTAAATCCAAGGTAATTGGTTTTGTGCTAAAATGTATAGGTAGGTTTGAAGAAAAAAATGTGGGAAAGGTCATTTCAACCTTAAGGGAAAACTGAATACGTTGACCTCGGGGGAGAATGGAGTAATACCAATTTCAATACTCAATAAATTGGACATTTTTATATAATAGATACGCTAGTAAAATGAACGCCCAGGCCTATTTAAATAGAATAGATTTTCAAGATACAATTACCATTAAAAAAAGTGTTCTTTTCAAACTTCAAAAACAACACCTGCTTAATATTCCATTTGAAAATTTAGACATCCATTATGGAAGAAATATAAGGCTTTCAATAATGGATATGTATCAAAAGATAGTTGTTGAAAAACGTGGTGGATTTTGCTATGAACTCAATGGGCTTTTTTGTGATTTCTTAAAACAAATAGGTTTTAATGCAAAACTGATTTCAGCACGGGTACATACAAAAGATGCACATTACAGTCCAGAATACGACCATTTGGCAATACTAGTACAATTAGATAATCATAATTTTTTAGTTGATGTGGGTTTTGGTAAATTTTCATTAGAACCATTGGAGATTGAAATTGGTCAGCGGATATTAGATAAATACGGGCAATTTCAATTTGACAAATACGATGCTAATTATTTCCGTATAAATGAGGTGAAAAACAATAAGCTAATTCCTCAATATATATTTAGAAATGAAGAGCGAAGTCTTTCCGAATTTGCCGAAAGGTGTATGTTTCATCAGACAAGTGAAAACTCCCATTTTACAAAGAAGAAGCTAATTTCAATTGCAAAAAAAGAAGGAAGAATTACGCTAAATAATTCTCAATTGAAAATTACTCGCATGGGAGTCGAGGAGCAAGTAGATTTTGAAGAAAATGAGTTTGATGCCAAATTGAAACAATATTTTGATATAGAAATAGGGTAATGCCGTAAAATAGGGCTTATAAGTTGGTTCAATAACTATTTGGCACAATCCTTACAAACCCCCGTAAGAACACAGTTCACCCCTTCTAAAGTATAGCTCTTGGGCAGTGAAAACGTAACCGGCACGGGCAAACATTCAATAGTCTCACATTGTGTACAACGAAAGTGAAAATGATGTAAAGGCTGCTTTTTTTCGTCGCACTTTATACAAATAGCAAAATACTGCCTACCATTGTCTGCAATAATTTTATGTACAATACCATCTTCACAATATCGGTTTAGGACCCTATAAATAGTAGCCCTATTAATATCAACTCCAATTTCCTTCTCAATTGCCTGCTGACTCATGGCTTTGCCAGACGTATTTAAGACGGAAAGCACAGCTTCTTTGGTAACGGTATTTCTTCTTTTCATTATAAAAAATAAAATTATTGCAACTTAGTTGCAATAATACAAAATATCTATATCTTTGCAAAACAAGTTAATGCGACACCATTGCGATAGTGTTTAAAATGACTAGAAGAGATGCAATAAAGAAAGGAAGCGTTGCCGGATTAGTTCCTATGGGAGTAACTCATTTAAAAAAAGATAATGCTATGACAAAAGATTACGATGCAATAATTATAGGGGGTAGCTATGCCGGTCTATCTGCGGCCATGGCCCTGGGACGTTCTTTGCGCAATGTTTTAATTATAGATAGTGGGTTGCCGTGTAACAGGCAAACGCCGCACTCGCATAATTTTATAACACAAGATGGTTCAACTCCAGCCGAAATTTCGCAAAAGGCAAAATCGCAAGTCTTAAAATATGACACGGTCAGTTTTATTGAAGACAAAGCAATCAAGGGCAGAAAAGAAGAGGGTGGTTTTTATGTTCTTACCGAATCAGGAAAAGAATTTAAAGCCAAGAAATTGGTGATTGCCACCGGAATTAAAGATATAATGCCGTCCATAAAAGGGTTTTCTGAATGTTGGGGTATTTCCGTAGTTCACTGTCCCTATTGCCATGGTTATGAGATAAGAAATAAAAAAACGGCAATCATTGCCAATGGGGAAGTCGCATTTCACCTTGTTCCTTTGGTAAGTAATCTCACGGATAACCTAAGTGTTTTGACCAATGGAAAAGCAGACTTTACTTCGGAAGAGCGGTTGAAATTGAAAGAGCATAATATTCATATCATTGAAAAGGAAATTACAGAGATTGAACATGAAAATGGATATATGAAAAATGTAGTTTTTGATGATGGGAGCACGGTTCATTTTGAGGCGGCGTATGGGCCGCTTCCATTTCAGCAACATATGGATATACCGGAGTTTATAGGTTGCGAACTTACGGAGCAAGGTTATATTCAGGTAGATATGATGCAAAAAACTACTGTGGAAGGTGTATTTGCATGTGGAGACAACAGCATAAGAATGCGGTCTTTGACAAATGCGATATCGGCTGGGGCTACAGTGGGAGCAGTAGTAAATATGGAGCTATCCAAAGAACAATTCTAGCGCCATAAATTCATGGTAGAAGTATTCATTACCAATATAGATAAACGAGCTCAAGCTAAAGGGATAGTAAAAATGCTTGGGCTCGTGTTTTCTGAATTGAAAATTGATTTTGACTTGGATGAAACTGCTTTACCTTTTCCAAAAGGGCATACCGTTTTGCGCGTAGAAGGAAAGCATATAGATCACGTAAAAATTATGCGTTTGACCCGTGAATTCGGAATAAGATGTGAAATAATGGAAGACCGTATTCCGCAGTAAAAAGA from Zobellia alginiliquefaciens includes:
- a CDS encoding DUF5995 family protein — encoded protein: MQEVLNQLDSIIDTAIANNSRIGLFAYVYRRTTAQILKEVELGSFEDNERMEKFDVEFANFYLDAYNGYIKNTEVSKSWSFAFLLEKEPLTILQHIMIGINTHINLDLALAVSVVMNGKEVSEIENDFNKVNRILSDIVNEMQDRLSRVSRLLFLLDLAGENSDEKIINFSMGRAREVSWRNANLLWSLGVDHQGEAIDTMDLVVLKLGECIKSPKSKVIGFVLKCIGRFEEKNVGKVISTLREN
- a CDS encoding arylamine N-acetyltransferase family protein encodes the protein MNAQAYLNRIDFQDTITIKKSVLFKLQKQHLLNIPFENLDIHYGRNIRLSIMDMYQKIVVEKRGGFCYELNGLFCDFLKQIGFNAKLISARVHTKDAHYSPEYDHLAILVQLDNHNFLVDVGFGKFSLEPLEIEIGQRILDKYGQFQFDKYDANYFRINEVKNNKLIPQYIFRNEERSLSEFAERCMFHQTSENSHFTKKKLISIAKKEGRITLNNSQLKITRMGVEEQVDFEENEFDAKLKQYFDIEIG
- a CDS encoding Fur family transcriptional regulator; translation: MKRRNTVTKEAVLSVLNTSGKAMSQQAIEKEIGVDINRATIYRVLNRYCEDGIVHKIIADNGRQYFAICIKCDEKKQPLHHFHFRCTQCETIECLPVPVTFSLPKSYTLEGVNCVLTGVCKDCAK
- a CDS encoding NAD(P)/FAD-dependent oxidoreductase: MGVTHLKKDNAMTKDYDAIIIGGSYAGLSAAMALGRSLRNVLIIDSGLPCNRQTPHSHNFITQDGSTPAEISQKAKSQVLKYDTVSFIEDKAIKGRKEEGGFYVLTESGKEFKAKKLVIATGIKDIMPSIKGFSECWGISVVHCPYCHGYEIRNKKTAIIANGEVAFHLVPLVSNLTDNLSVLTNGKADFTSEERLKLKEHNIHIIEKEITEIEHENGYMKNVVFDDGSTVHFEAAYGPLPFQQHMDIPEFIGCELTEQGYIQVDMMQKTTVEGVFACGDNSIRMRSLTNAISAGATVGAVVNMELSKEQF